AAATGAGACATAAAAAAATCAAAAAAAATCTGATATCGTTTGTTGTTTTTAGTCTGATGTTAATCAGTTATTCATGTTCAGTGCCAGATGATTACATTACTGAAGCTGAAGCGCGAAGGCTTATAGAACAGGCCATAAGAAATCAGAATCCGTCAAGTGGGCTTAGTGAAGCAGAGATAAAGAAACTAATTGATGATGCAATAAATAAAAATAATAACAGTCTCGAGTTCACACAGTGGGATATAATAAATATAACAGTAAACAGATCTGATTGGGTTTGGAATAATAATGCAATGCAATGGGAGGCTATCTTTAATCTGCCGGAACTAACTGAGTTTATTTATGAACAGGGTGCACAGTTAGGATATGTATTTATAGGGGAGCAGGGAGTTAATGAGGTACAAAAATTATTGCCTTATGTTGAAACATATTATGCCGGAGATGATGATTTTGGGAATCCTGTCTATTTCACTGAAACTATCAGTGTGGATTATCAATTCGGAAATCCGAGTACCGTAGCTTTTTTTATTAAGGACTCTCAGTTAGCCAAAGATCCGGATGCTCCTCAATTATATAATTTCAGGATTGTTTTAATTTGGTAATTGTAAACAGATGTAAAATATAACATCAAAAAAATAGCTTCTGCCTTTTAATGAAACTTATTTTAATAGGCAGTAGCCTTTTTTATTCAAACTATTCTTCCTTTTTATTGTTTTAAATTAAACGAAAGATGATTTTACAGGTCTTACTTTCAAATAACATTATCAATAATTATTAAATATGAAAAGAAAACTTTTAGTATCGATTTTTGCAGGGATTCTATTCTTGGGTACGGCTTTCGTAATGACATCTTGCAGTGATAGTAGTGATGATTTTATTGAGACGGCCTGGAATATAGAAAATTTTAATGTTACAGCTTCACAGTGGAGTTGGAACTCAAATCTTAACAGATGGGAAGCTGTAAGGCAGTTGCCGGCTATTGATGAGTTTATTTATGAAGACGGAGTAGTACATGGATTTATTTTCCTTGGAACTCAGGGTGTTGATGAAGTCCAGACACCTCTCCCATATATTAGAAGTTTTCTTGAAGATAATGGGCAGGGAGGCGTTATAGATTTTACCGAAACGATAAGTTTTGAATATAGCCATCTGACAAATCGAATAACCTTTTATATAGAACCTTCCGATGGTTTCCAAGATCAGAATGCCCGCCAAAATTATAATTTCAGGATAGTTATGATCTGGTAATATCAGATAAACATTGGTAAGGCATCTGCTACTATAAATGAACTTCCGCCGATGAAGATAATATCCTCTTTATCGGCATTTTTAATTGCTTTTATTACAGCTTCTGATACTGTAGGGCAGATGTATCCCTGCAAACCAAATTCACCTGCCATATCAGCTAGTTTAGTTTCATCAAGAGCTCTTTGAACGGAAGCTTTGGTGAAGTAATAATTTGCATTTTTGGGTAATAATCTCAATACAGACTCAGTATCTTTATCATTTGCCATTCCAAATACAATATGAAGTCTCTTGAATTCTTCTGAAAGCAGTCTTTCAATTACATATTTAATTCCATGAGAGTTATGTGCAATATCACAAAAGATTTTGGGTTCTGTTTTTAACAGCTGCCATCGACCCATTAATCCTGTTATTTCAGTTACTTTTTCAAATCCTTTGTAAACGGCATCTTTAGGAATGTTGTACCCCAGTTCCAGCAAAATATCAACTGCTGTTAACACGGTTCTAGCATTATACTCTTGAGCAGGACCACTTAATTGTCCTGTGATATTGTCGAAATTTGCTGATTTATAAAAAATCTTATCTATCAATCTGTCAGCAACAAAATCACTCATATAAACTTCAGAAAAAACAATAGGAGCTTCAACAGATTTTGCCTTATCAATAAAAACCTGTGCAACATCACTATTTCCAATTTCTCCAATTATTACCGGAGTGTATTTCTTAATAATACCAGCTTTTTCTGCTGCAATTTTCGTGAGTGTGTTACCAAGATAATTCATATGATCTAATCCAATATTTGTAATTATACTCAAATCTGGAAAAATTATATTAGTACTGTCTAAACGGCCACCCAGTCCAACTTCAATAATAGCAACATCAACTTTTTTTTCGGCAAAATATAAAAAAGCCATCTCCATTGTAAGTTCAAAAAAAGAGGCCATCACCGGTTCAAATTTATCTCTGTATTTTTCGACAAATTCAATCACATATTCCTTATTGATCATCTCACCATTTACACGTATTCGTTCCCGAAAATCAATAAGGTGAGGAGATGTGTATAATCCAACCCTATAACCTGACATCTGAAGAATTGCAGCCA
This window of the Lascolabacillus massiliensis genome carries:
- a CDS encoding bifunctional folylpolyglutamate synthase/dihydrofolate synthase, with the translated sequence MNYNETLDYLYSQAPEYQRIGHAAYKEGLDNSLALDEIFGHPHKKFKNIHVGGTNGKGSVSNLLAAILQMSGYRVGLYTSPHLIDFRERIRVNGEMINKEYVIEFVEKYRDKFEPVMASFFELTMEMAFLYFAEKKVDVAIIEVGLGGRLDSTNIIFPDLSIITNIGLDHMNYLGNTLTKIAAEKAGIIKKYTPVIIGEIGNSDVAQVFIDKAKSVEAPIVFSEVYMSDFVADRLIDKIFYKSANFDNITGQLSGPAQEYNARTVLTAVDILLELGYNIPKDAVYKGFEKVTEITGLMGRWQLLKTEPKIFCDIAHNSHGIKYVIERLLSEEFKRLHIVFGMANDKDTESVLRLLPKNANYYFTKASVQRALDETKLADMAGEFGLQGYICPTVSEAVIKAIKNADKEDIIFIGGSSFIVADALPMFI